The Diadema setosum chromosome 1, eeDiaSeto1, whole genome shotgun sequence genome has a window encoding:
- the LOC140240404 gene encoding WD repeat-containing protein 25-like — translation MDAIQRYASSDSGGEDEHVDGEQHRDGQKGIVRNPRQPKPAENLVREKPHQNLHSKATNADLISSSRGYGAFLHLQTPKTTDPVNSNIYGNTCVKKQKHREKFHRRGNHGDNMAAVPTNFDSKRHLQPHQSQHHLLVNQSSHLTHDPSHSNQHLHAASREHSVQFQTCGSQQAEHRTVGGYAPADHTRPVKRKKEVMNLNPYVPKRLRAHKEGQESGIPEGGVARASGDLFEVNDHITCQAARANISNKPPRHVLLGFSSHTGPVTRVQWNIPKYSHLMLSASMDKTVRLWDYLSEKCVQTLHCHQGAVKDAQWSTDGRSILSCGFDKTARLTDAQSGTSFQVFDHSSYVTCVRWNPADPKMFISGTYNSTIFNWDTRTGKIAHQYSGKLGQILSVEFINQGAEFVASCDTVSQDSADRTIMVWDTDTGALVSNQLYHEKYTCTSFKVHPTEGVFMAQSNANYLALFSTKKPYRLNKYQRFEGHQIEGYSIGCDFSPDGSMVASGSADGKLYLYNYTTTALIRELGLGKDGSACTDVAWHPVMPSIVAGCTWGGRMTESLQIPASRTLDSTTGAWKLGHLQMMNGQPCAQRKTGYQWTHWSDLIIDSEDELVSIKRH, via the exons ATGGATGCCATTCAAAGATACGCCAGCTCAGATTCAGGAGGAGAGGATGAACACGTTGATGGAGAACAGCATCGCGATGG GCAAAAAGGCATTGTGAGGAACCCAAGACAACCAAAGCCAGCAGAGAATCTGGTCAGGGAAAAGCCTCATCAAAATCTGCATTCCAAGGCCACAAATGCTGACTTGATTTCTTCTTCAAGGGGATATGGAGCATTTCTGCATCTACAGACACCCAAGACAACAGATCCAGTGAATAGCAATATCTATGGTAATACGTGTGTCAAGAAGCAGAAGCACAGAGAGAAATTTCATCGGCGAGGAAATCATGGGGACAACATGGCAGCTGTACCTACGAACTTTGATTCAAAGAGGCATCTGCAGCCGCACCAATCACAACATCACTTGCTGGTCAATCAAAGCTCCCACTTGACCCATGACCCAAGTCACAGTAATCAACATCTTCATGCAGCCAGCAGAGAACACAGTGTTCAGTTCCAGACATGCGGAAGCCAGCAGGCCGAGCACCGGACAGTTGGTGGTTATGCTCCAGCAGATCATACTAGGCCAGTGAAACGAAAGAAAGAGGTCATGAATTTGAATCCATACGTTCCTAAGAGACTCAGAGCGCATAAGGAAGGACAGGAGAGTGGAATCCCAGAAGGCGGAGTGGCAAGGGCCAGTGGTGATCTGTTTGAAGTCAATGACCATATCACCTGTCAGGCAGCTAGAGCAAACATATCCAACAAACCTCCAAGGCATGTTCTTCTTGGTTTCAGCTCCCATACTGGGCCTGTCACCCGCGTTCAGTGGAACATCCCAAAGTACAGTCACCTCATGCTCTCTGCTTCGATGGACAAGACTGTTAGGTTGTGGGACTATTTGTCTGAAAAGTGTGTTCAGACACTGCACTGTCATCAGGGAGCAGTGAAAGATGCGCAGTGGAGCACAGATGGCAGGTCGATCTTGAGCTGTGGCTTCGACAAGACTGCTCGGCTGACTGATGCACAAAGTG GCACGAGTTTCCAAGTGTTTGACCATTCATCCTATGTCACTTGTGTGAGGTGGAACCCTGCCGATCCTAAGATGTTCATCAGTGGAACTTACAACTCAACCATCTTCAACTGGGACACCAGGACAGGAAAG ATAGCTCATCAGTACAGTGGTAAGCTGGGCCAGATTCTCTCTGTAGAGTTCATAAACCAGGGGGCGGAGTTTGTCGCTTCTTGTGACACAGTGAGCCAGGACTCGGCCGACAGAACCATCATGGTGTGGGACACTGACACAGGAGCTCTGGTCTCCAATCAGTTGTATCAT GAGAAGTACACCTGCACATCTTTCAAGGTTCATCCAACAGAGGGCGTCTTCATGGCTCAGTCCAACGCCAACTACCTGGCTCTCTTCTCCACCAAGAAGCCTTACCGACTCAACAAGTACCAGCGTTTTGAGGGGCATCAG ATTGAGGGATACAGCATCGGCTGTGACTTCTCACCAGATGGCAGCATGGTGGCCAGCGGCAGTGCAGACGGCAAGCTCTATCTCTACAACTACACCACCACCGCCCTGATCCGTGAGCTTGGTCTGGGCAAGGACGGCAGCGCCTGCACCGATGTGGCTTGGCACCCGGTTATGCCCAGCATTGTGGCCGGCTGCACCTGGGGCGGACGA ATGACTGAGTCTCTGCAGATACCTGCATCGAGGACTTTGGATTCAACTACTGGAGCATGGAAGCTTGGACACCTACAGATGATGAATGGGCAACCTTGTGCCCAGAGGAAGACTGGTTACCAGTGGACCCATTGGTCCGACCTGATCATCGACTCAGAAGATGAGCTGGTCTCCATCAAAAGGCATTAA